A DNA window from Paenibacillus sp. HWE-109 contains the following coding sequences:
- a CDS encoding AraC family transcriptional regulator, with the protein MKDDVESWLPLDEVAIRLRQIHYHRLDADGMMKLQLTDAYRMLLIIGGEGKCVIDGQWLPLQRGRCCLLRPGTYTAAGVSSGEGLAWYDLTFEAAPYEQKNLGTWGDISHGSKFWCAEVPDHSLAQAVDLAKRLYMDRGSEEHLARFRLNVVFQELLYWVMKDLGNETAGQTKERIARITDYMERHFQDNLSRDSLAEMAGMSPEYFSRMFRKETGRTLSEYLTSIRINHAKRELIRGEASIGWIAEYAGYGEQYYFSRKFKQEVGVSPTAYIEKQRNHVACLFPAYLDHMLAVGVTPYAAMFDKGHPLAAHLRRTIHLGEQEAELGDRHVSQLLQIEPDVILCSQYIDPKLDRQLNQIAPTFTVSYKQEWRLALNEVAGLLGKSALLEEVLLQYELKCKGAAKQIQASIGNQTVALLRIHADQIRLYGGSMHSYTAPVLYGDLGLQAPALVRKLAWNDYWTSLSVPLLLQLDADRLLLIIDPGCEAKARTLMSTRNWLEMTAVQNGNVYQADYYTWMSSGIMTNSLKIDEALRFLG; encoded by the coding sequence ATGAAGGATGATGTAGAGAGCTGGCTGCCGCTAGATGAAGTGGCGATCAGGCTGCGCCAGATTCACTATCATCGATTGGACGCCGATGGCATGATGAAGCTGCAGCTTACGGATGCCTACCGCATGCTGCTGATTATCGGCGGAGAAGGCAAATGCGTGATCGACGGGCAATGGCTGCCGCTTCAGCGCGGACGCTGCTGCTTGCTGCGACCAGGGACATATACGGCTGCGGGAGTGAGCAGCGGGGAAGGTCTGGCTTGGTATGATTTGACTTTTGAAGCTGCGCCATATGAGCAGAAAAACTTGGGCACGTGGGGGGATATCAGCCATGGCAGCAAGTTCTGGTGCGCGGAGGTGCCTGACCATTCGTTGGCGCAAGCCGTCGATTTGGCCAAACGGCTGTACATGGATCGAGGCAGTGAGGAGCATTTGGCGCGATTTCGCTTGAATGTAGTTTTTCAGGAGCTCCTTTATTGGGTGATGAAAGATCTGGGCAATGAAACGGCTGGGCAGACCAAGGAGCGTATTGCTCGTATAACCGATTACATGGAGCGCCATTTCCAGGACAATTTGTCGCGGGACAGTCTTGCGGAGATGGCCGGCATGAGCCCTGAATATTTCTCACGCATGTTCAGGAAGGAGACCGGCAGGACACTGAGCGAATATTTGACAAGCATTCGCATCAACCATGCCAAGCGCGAGTTGATTCGCGGCGAGGCTTCGATTGGTTGGATTGCGGAATATGCCGGTTATGGAGAACAGTACTATTTTAGCCGCAAATTTAAACAAGAAGTTGGAGTGTCACCAACTGCCTATATAGAGAAGCAAAGAAATCATGTAGCCTGCTTGTTCCCAGCTTACTTGGATCATATGTTGGCAGTAGGCGTTACTCCCTACGCCGCGATGTTTGACAAGGGGCATCCCTTGGCGGCGCATTTGCGCAGAACGATTCATTTGGGAGAACAGGAGGCAGAACTGGGGGATCGGCATGTCAGCCAATTGCTGCAAATTGAACCCGATGTGATTCTTTGCAGCCAATACATTGATCCGAAGCTGGACAGGCAATTAAATCAGATAGCGCCTACGTTCACGGTTTCCTATAAGCAGGAATGGAGGCTTGCATTAAACGAGGTTGCTGGTTTGCTGGGTAAATCTGCGTTACTCGAAGAAGTGCTTCTCCAGTATGAACTCAAATGCAAAGGAGCAGCCAAACAGATCCAAGCGTCTATCGGCAATCAAACGGTTGCTTTGCTTCGAATACATGCAGATCAGATTCGATTGTATGGAGGGTCTATGCATTCCTATACGGCACCCGTACTCTACGGGGATTTGGGTTTGCAAGCTCCTGCCCTTGTGCGTAAACTCGCTTGGAACGACTATTGGACGAGTCTATCGGTGCCGCTCCTCTTGCAGCTCGATGCGGATCGACTGCTGCTAATTATTGATCCTGGGTGTGAAGCCAAAGCCCGGACACTGATGAGCACTAGAAACTGGCTGGAAATGACTGCGGTGCAAAACGGGAATGTCTATCAAGCGGATTATTATACATGGATGAGCAGTGGTATTATGACGAATTCTTTGAAAATTGATGAAGCTTTGCGTTTCTTAGGTTAG
- a CDS encoding IS3 family transposase has product MASSTYYDRHKVMRSSLKRPSAPGRGRPATLHSKTHTGQIVSNAQIEEWLLELVSGEEHSYGYVLLTECLRVQHSLVINKKKVYRLCQKLGILNPQRRKKIHYPRRLARNHTINASNQLWQLDIKYGYVAGYDQFFYLADIIDVFDRSIVGYHLGSSCEAKHVCQAVKDALRSRIASGASKPIIRTDNGPQFISKAFGDMCEDETMIHERIPPKTPNKNAYIESFHATLERDLLRKESFETFEEAYRAIHTYMDFYNNRRMHRSLGKRSPAAFMRWVEASMDTSSYVLAI; this is encoded by the coding sequence GTGGCTTCTTCGACCTACTACGACCGTCACAAAGTTATGCGTTCTTCGCTAAAGCGCCCTTCAGCACCTGGAAGGGGGCGTCCAGCCACACTTCACTCGAAGACGCATACGGGTCAAATCGTAAGCAATGCCCAGATTGAGGAATGGCTGTTAGAGCTAGTTTCGGGTGAGGAGCATAGTTATGGTTACGTTCTACTGACGGAGTGTTTGCGCGTTCAACATAGCCTTGTAATCAACAAAAAGAAAGTGTATCGGTTATGTCAGAAGCTCGGTATTTTAAATCCGCAGCGGCGCAAAAAGATTCATTATCCGAGACGTTTAGCCCGCAATCATACCATTAACGCGTCCAACCAACTATGGCAATTAGACATCAAATATGGGTACGTAGCAGGCTATGATCAATTCTTTTATCTCGCGGATATTATCGATGTATTTGATCGAAGCATCGTCGGCTATCATCTTGGATCCAGCTGCGAAGCTAAGCATGTTTGCCAAGCGGTTAAAGACGCTCTACGTTCACGCATAGCATCAGGTGCAAGCAAGCCGATTATTCGCACAGACAACGGTCCTCAGTTTATTAGCAAGGCTTTTGGAGACATGTGTGAGGATGAAACGATGATTCACGAGCGGATTCCACCCAAAACGCCCAATAAAAATGCCTATATCGAATCATTCCATGCCACATTAGAGCGTGACTTATTGAGGAAAGAAAGCTTTGAAACGTTTGAAGAAGCTTATCGAGCTATTCATACGTACATGGATTTTTATAATAATCGTCGCATGCATAGAAGCCTCGGTAAACGATCGCCAGCCGCATTTATGAGGTGGGTAGAAGCATCGATGGATACGTCCAGCTATGTGCTCGCCATTTAA
- a CDS encoding transposase — MQQRNKVFEEVRFKVAQEALGGIKTGVLSRRYDVSPKTIRNWVKEYQETFGDDALPTLDERMAESKRLAELEEKYACALKALGEKELENNILRELVKKSSPASKINSTLPKRSSSRDIP; from the coding sequence GTGCAACAACGTAACAAGGTGTTTGAAGAAGTGCGTTTCAAGGTAGCTCAAGAAGCGCTTGGTGGAATTAAGACGGGTGTTCTTTCGCGAAGATATGATGTATCGCCAAAAACCATCCGTAACTGGGTAAAGGAATATCAAGAGACCTTTGGGGATGATGCGTTACCAACATTAGATGAACGTATGGCTGAATCCAAGCGCCTAGCTGAACTGGAAGAAAAATATGCTTGTGCGCTAAAAGCACTCGGAGAGAAAGAGTTGGAAAACAATATTCTGAGAGAACTTGTAAAAAAGTCCAGCCCTGCCTCGAAGATAAACTCAACATTGCCCAAACGTTCATCGAGCAGGGACATCCCATAA
- a CDS encoding ThuA domain-containing protein, whose product MSQKLRVTVWNEFRHEKESEIVRAAYPDGIHTAIGEGLAGAVDVTYATLDDAEHGLSEEVLNNTDVLIWWGHKAHDEVQDAIVDRVQKRVWQGMGLIVLHSGHFSKVFKKLMGTSCDLKWREADEKERLWVVAPGHPIVEGIGEYIDLEAEEMYGEHFDIPQPDELIMVSWFEGGEVFRSGCTFNRGNGKIFYFRPGHETYRTYYNEQIRRVISNAVHWAAPSTREYPKYGNHKPLEEIKPKVKA is encoded by the coding sequence ATGAGTCAGAAGCTGAGAGTTACGGTATGGAACGAATTTCGTCATGAAAAAGAGAGTGAAATTGTACGTGCAGCCTATCCAGACGGTATTCATACAGCCATTGGTGAAGGGTTGGCCGGAGCTGTTGATGTCACATATGCGACATTAGATGATGCCGAGCATGGCTTGTCGGAAGAAGTTTTGAACAACACGGATGTACTGATTTGGTGGGGACACAAAGCCCATGATGAAGTACAAGATGCTATTGTTGACCGCGTTCAAAAGCGCGTATGGCAAGGTATGGGACTAATCGTGCTGCATTCCGGGCATTTCTCCAAAGTATTCAAAAAGCTGATGGGGACATCCTGCGATCTCAAATGGCGCGAAGCGGACGAGAAAGAGCGTCTTTGGGTTGTTGCGCCAGGCCATCCGATCGTGGAAGGCATTGGGGAGTACATTGATCTCGAAGCCGAGGAGATGTACGGCGAGCACTTCGACATTCCGCAACCGGATGAGCTGATTATGGTTTCCTGGTTTGAAGGTGGCGAAGTTTTCCGCAGCGGCTGTACGTTCAATCGTGGTAACGGAAAGATCTTCTACTTCCGTCCAGGACATGAAACATACCGCACCTACTATAACGAGCAAATCCGTCGCGTTATCAGCAATGCGGTCCACTGGGCTGCTCCATCTACACGTGAGTATCCGAAATATGGAAACCACAAGCCGCTTGAAGAAATTAAGCCTAAAGTGAAAGCTTAA
- a CDS encoding helix-turn-helix domain-containing protein: MESIPSSGPLTEIMNEEIIYQNPLLFLKIWELGYDTPQFGPPAHWGWHSHMQVEFLLLMEGQLGVQTQHEYTVMSQGDIMVFGSFQPHRTYKYSPDLLRQIVFQIDLKQHFDLSTMPYLHRFSELTHPLEAFNALFRSNAAVKQMAYALIMQIYEESQSRKIGYELAIGAAIKNLLLLLLRNDNRDFSSLTEDTGISRVRPALDYIDKHLHERITVEDVCSILNLSYHYFIKYFKKVMGISFVDYVNYKRIKKAERLLLTGDLSIMDVSYEVGILNMAQFYKLFKRHNQCSPKEFKQRMRSQSALNPLLAQAD, encoded by the coding sequence ATGGAATCCATCCCGAGCTCCGGTCCATTGACCGAGATTATGAATGAAGAAATCATTTACCAGAATCCGCTGCTCTTTTTGAAAATCTGGGAGCTGGGTTATGATACCCCTCAATTTGGTCCTCCTGCCCATTGGGGCTGGCATTCCCATATGCAAGTTGAATTTCTGCTCTTGATGGAAGGTCAACTGGGCGTTCAAACCCAGCATGAATATACGGTCATGTCGCAAGGCGATATTATGGTCTTCGGCTCGTTTCAACCGCATCGCACGTACAAATACTCACCGGATCTGTTGCGACAGATCGTTTTTCAGATTGATCTCAAGCAGCATTTCGACCTTAGCACCATGCCTTACTTGCACCGGTTCTCTGAGCTTACACATCCTCTCGAGGCGTTCAATGCGTTATTCCGCAGCAATGCCGCCGTTAAGCAGATGGCTTATGCACTTATCATGCAGATCTATGAAGAATCGCAGTCACGAAAAATCGGCTATGAACTGGCTATCGGCGCAGCGATCAAAAATCTGCTGCTCCTCCTGCTGCGCAATGATAACCGCGACTTCTCCAGCTTGACCGAGGACACCGGCATTTCTCGCGTGCGCCCTGCGCTGGACTACATTGATAAGCATCTCCATGAGCGGATAACGGTGGAAGATGTGTGCAGCATTCTCAATTTAAGCTATCATTACTTTATTAAGTATTTCAAAAAGGTCATGGGGATATCCTTTGTCGACTACGTAAATTACAAAAGAATCAAAAAAGCTGAGCGCCTCCTTCTTACCGGAGACCTCAGCATTATGGATGTTAGCTATGAAGTAGGCATTCTGAACATGGCACAGTTCTACAAGCTGTTCAAGCGGCATAATCAATGCTCGCCCAAAGAGTTCAAGCAGCGGATGCGCAGCCAATCCGCTCTTAATCCGCTTCTTGCACAAGCGGATTAA
- a CDS encoding SPL family radical SAM protein, translating into MIVHKTAKQLLTKASGFLEGYTHTLNPYTGCAFACSYCYVRQMPVALFRDEAWGSFVDVKENAAALLAKELTRVLSKGPVKIFMSSATDPYQPAEYAERITRSLLEVMSANPPDFVFVQTRSPLVTRDADLLELLGDRVRVSITVETDREDVRRAFSPSAPPISARLKALRELRARGIPVQATIAPVLPSSEQFAERLSDIVDRVCIDDYFMGDGSGGRRTERIGVRGVYDALGLPDWYSRDAYKRVHEQLLRHFPQEQVFVSQRGFLP; encoded by the coding sequence GTGATTGTTCATAAAACAGCGAAGCAGCTTCTGACCAAAGCCAGCGGCTTTCTGGAAGGCTACACGCATACGCTGAATCCTTATACGGGCTGCGCATTCGCATGTTCCTACTGCTACGTGCGGCAAATGCCAGTCGCGTTGTTCCGCGACGAAGCGTGGGGCAGCTTCGTCGATGTGAAGGAGAACGCAGCAGCGCTGCTCGCGAAGGAATTGACCCGGGTGTTAAGCAAAGGCCCGGTCAAGATCTTCATGTCGTCGGCGACGGACCCGTATCAGCCGGCTGAGTACGCGGAGCGAATCACCCGCTCGCTCCTGGAAGTGATGTCCGCGAATCCGCCGGACTTCGTCTTCGTGCAAACCCGCAGCCCGCTGGTGACACGGGATGCGGACCTTCTTGAGCTGCTCGGCGACCGTGTCCGAGTCAGCATCACGGTCGAGACGGACCGAGAGGATGTCCGCCGCGCGTTCAGCCCGTCCGCGCCTCCGATTTCGGCGCGGCTCAAGGCTTTGCGCGAGCTGCGCGCTCGCGGCATTCCCGTGCAGGCCACGATAGCGCCCGTGCTGCCGAGCTCGGAGCAGTTCGCCGAGCGGCTCTCGGACATCGTGGACCGGGTCTGCATCGACGATTACTTCATGGGCGATGGCAGTGGAGGCAGGCGCACGGAACGCATCGGCGTGCGCGGGGTCTACGACGCGCTGGGGCTGCCCGACTGGTACAGTCGGGATGCGTATAAGCGCGTGCACGAACAGCTCCTGCGGCATTTTCCGCAGGAGCAGGTATTTGTGAGCCAGCGAGGCTTCCTGCCTTGA
- a CDS encoding methylated-DNA--[protein]-cysteine S-methyltransferase, whose protein sequence is MQMEAAKTIYWGEASVVASNLILAATEEGLCYVQFHEGESNERGQTELFKWGQRHCPAYTWVKDGVALQPYVHQIEEYLKGLRTVFTLPLDLRGTEFQQGVWRVLNEIPHGQTHSYTQIAEGLDKSSAVRAVGTAIGANPVLIVVPCHRVIGKNGTLTGYRGGLANKERLLELERTGL, encoded by the coding sequence ATGCAAATGGAAGCAGCGAAGACGATTTACTGGGGAGAAGCTAGTGTTGTTGCGAGCAATCTCATTCTGGCTGCAACAGAGGAAGGTCTCTGTTATGTGCAATTTCACGAAGGGGAGTCGAATGAGCGCGGGCAGACGGAACTGTTCAAATGGGGACAGCGGCATTGTCCTGCTTACACTTGGGTGAAAGATGGCGTTGCACTTCAACCCTACGTCCATCAAATAGAGGAGTACTTAAAAGGACTACGCACAGTATTTACGCTTCCTTTGGACTTGCGGGGAACGGAGTTTCAGCAAGGGGTATGGCGTGTACTGAATGAGATTCCTCACGGGCAAACTCACAGTTATACGCAAATAGCCGAAGGGTTGGACAAGTCAAGTGCTGTAAGAGCGGTAGGTACAGCTATTGGGGCTAATCCGGTGCTGATTGTCGTGCCTTGTCACCGTGTAATAGGGAAGAATGGCACGCTTACTGGCTACCGCGGCGGACTAGCGAATAAGGAGAGGCTCCTAGAACTAGAGCGAACAGGATTGTGA
- a CDS encoding bifunctional transcriptional activator/DNA repair enzyme AdaA — protein MHERYWQAIVTNDAAYDGTFYYAVMTTGIFCRPSCKSRVPKRENVRIFVNRQAAISEKYRPCKRCRPDGIRLPDEEWVMLMKTHIEEKFAEPLTLMVLAEHFYASVYHLQRTFKRVMGVTPLTYLQQIRIESAKRLLQETDHAVNAIGSQVGIPNAAHFATLFQKKTGLTPTEFRQHRSV, from the coding sequence ATGCATGAACGGTATTGGCAAGCAATTGTAACGAATGATGCGGCTTATGACGGTACGTTTTATTATGCGGTGATGACCACCGGAATCTTCTGTAGGCCTTCCTGCAAATCAAGGGTGCCTAAGCGTGAGAATGTACGCATTTTTGTGAATCGTCAAGCAGCAATCTCCGAAAAATATCGTCCCTGCAAAAGATGCAGGCCTGACGGGATCAGACTGCCTGATGAAGAATGGGTGATGCTCATGAAAACGCATATCGAGGAAAAATTTGCTGAGCCGTTGACGCTCATGGTTTTAGCTGAGCATTTCTACGCCAGTGTGTATCATTTACAACGAACCTTCAAAAGGGTTATGGGGGTAACGCCGCTAACGTATCTCCAACAAATTAGAATTGAATCGGCCAAGCGGCTTCTGCAAGAAACGGATCACGCTGTGAATGCGATTGGCAGTCAGGTTGGGATTCCGAATGCGGCCCATTTTGCCACCTTATTTCAGAAAAAGACGGGCTTAACACCAACGGAATTCCGTCAACATAGATCTGTTTAA
- a CDS encoding DNA-3-methyladenine glycosylase family protein translates to MQQHHPLDPSILQWNEATSSLTLPIPEPYQYEQNLGYLSRSTNECLFRVDNSEIFKLIPIGDNPVLIAVHSEDNRELRIRVLTPHELPSTVWEEIVSYVWEWFDLGTDLTPFYALGAADPILQRVTKAFYGLRLMGIPDLFEAMSWGIIGQQINLTFAYTLKRRLVENYGTRLDWEGHTYWAFPTPQRIAALLPEALTALQFTGKKAEYLIGVAKLMTDGLLVKEALLALGDYAEMEKKLLLIRGIGPWTANYVMMRCLRNPAAFPLADVGLHNALKHVLDLEHKPTLAQIQELAAGWRGWEAYATFYLWRVLY, encoded by the coding sequence ATGCAGCAGCATCACCCTTTGGATCCCTCCATACTCCAATGGAACGAAGCGACGAGTTCGCTTACACTACCGATCCCCGAGCCTTATCAATATGAACAAAATCTAGGTTACTTGTCCCGCTCCACCAATGAGTGTCTATTCCGTGTGGATAACTCTGAAATTTTCAAGCTTATCCCGATTGGGGATAACCCTGTATTAATCGCTGTCCACAGTGAGGATAACCGCGAATTACGCATTCGAGTGCTTACTCCTCATGAGCTGCCTTCAACAGTGTGGGAAGAAATCGTGAGTTATGTGTGGGAGTGGTTTGATTTGGGAACCGATCTTACGCCATTCTATGCATTAGGTGCTGCTGACCCTATTCTACAAAGGGTTACTAAAGCTTTCTATGGACTGCGCTTGATGGGGATTCCTGATCTTTTTGAAGCGATGAGTTGGGGGATTATCGGACAGCAGATCAACCTGACTTTTGCCTATACGCTCAAAAGGCGTCTTGTCGAAAACTACGGTACCAGACTCGATTGGGAGGGGCATACTTATTGGGCTTTCCCTACGCCCCAGCGGATTGCCGCGTTATTGCCGGAAGCGTTGACTGCCTTGCAATTCACAGGGAAAAAGGCGGAGTACTTGATCGGCGTTGCCAAACTGATGACCGACGGTCTCTTGGTCAAAGAGGCACTGCTAGCACTTGGCGATTATGCTGAAATGGAAAAAAAGCTGCTGCTTATTCGTGGTATCGGCCCTTGGACGGCCAACTATGTCATGATGCGCTGCCTGCGCAACCCCGCTGCGTTCCCGCTAGCGGACGTGGGGCTGCACAATGCTCTCAAGCATGTGCTTGATCTGGAGCACAAGCCAACCCTCGCTCAAATTCAGGAGTTAGCCGCGGGGTGGAGAGGCTGGGAGGCTTATGCCACTTTCTATTTGTGGCGAGTGCTTTATTAG
- a CDS encoding sulfatase family protein, which translates to MKPSKKPNIIYIFADQWRKQAVGFMGEDPVITPNMDRFAEQSLVFNHALSCTPLCSPHRAALMTGKYPQSNGVYTNCKIGADVMLSPDEVCVGDALQSAGYQTGYIGKWHLDLPEVNLCDEPASGARDWDAFTPPGPKRHGFDFWYSYGAYDHHLKPHYWRDTPEMIQVEQWSLEHETDIALEYIRSKSDNSEPFALFVSWNPPHSPFELVPDVYKEIYKDKELSLRPNVSSERLAAHTGEPFESGDEALQRYTRDYFAAVSGMDEQFGRIWQEVQQLGISENTLIVLTSDHGELMGSHGLMAKHSWHEESIGIPCLMNWTGTIQKGSTDLLFNSVDIMPTLLGLAGIPVPDTVEGLDLSTHILGNSNAEVSSAFICAFPGRKEAIEHFTACGLDNRQYGWRGIRTSQNTYIVHKGYVPGAEVERLLYDHEQDPYQLNPRVIKDAQEDELVIALEAELKSWLRRTNDSFDL; encoded by the coding sequence GTGAAGCCTAGTAAAAAGCCGAATATCATTTATATCTTCGCTGATCAGTGGAGGAAACAAGCGGTTGGCTTCATGGGTGAAGACCCTGTGATCACACCGAATATGGATCGATTCGCCGAACAGAGTTTGGTGTTCAACCATGCCCTATCGTGCACGCCATTATGTTCACCACATCGGGCGGCCCTCATGACAGGCAAGTATCCGCAGTCGAACGGGGTCTATACGAACTGCAAAATCGGCGCGGATGTGATGCTCAGTCCAGATGAAGTGTGCGTGGGTGATGCATTGCAATCTGCTGGCTATCAAACAGGCTATATCGGGAAATGGCATCTGGATTTGCCGGAAGTGAATCTCTGTGATGAGCCTGCATCGGGAGCGAGGGATTGGGATGCTTTTACACCGCCTGGCCCTAAGAGACACGGATTCGATTTCTGGTATTCTTATGGCGCCTATGATCATCACCTGAAACCTCATTATTGGAGAGACACGCCGGAGATGATTCAAGTGGAACAGTGGTCGCTTGAGCATGAAACGGATATAGCACTTGAATACATCCGCTCCAAAAGTGACAACAGCGAGCCATTCGCATTATTCGTTTCTTGGAACCCGCCGCATAGCCCTTTTGAGCTTGTACCTGATGTTTACAAGGAGATCTACAAGGATAAGGAGCTGAGCTTGCGGCCGAATGTAAGCTCGGAGCGGCTTGCAGCCCATACGGGTGAGCCTTTCGAGAGCGGTGATGAAGCGCTCCAGCGTTATACACGTGATTATTTCGCCGCTGTGTCCGGTATGGATGAGCAGTTCGGCCGCATTTGGCAGGAAGTGCAGCAGCTTGGCATCTCGGAAAATACGCTGATTGTTCTTACCTCGGATCATGGGGAATTAATGGGCTCCCACGGTTTAATGGCCAAGCATTCCTGGCACGAAGAGTCGATTGGGATACCGTGTCTGATGAACTGGACGGGCACGATTCAGAAGGGCAGCACGGATCTGCTCTTCAACAGTGTGGATATCATGCCAACACTGCTGGGGCTTGCGGGGATTCCTGTGCCTGACACGGTGGAGGGCTTGGATTTATCAACCCATATTCTTGGCAACAGCAACGCAGAAGTTTCATCCGCCTTTATCTGCGCCTTTCCGGGACGGAAAGAGGCCATAGAGCACTTCACAGCCTGCGGCTTGGACAATCGGCAATATGGCTGGAGAGGTATCCGCACCAGCCAAAATACGTATATTGTGCACAAAGGTTATGTACCGGGGGCCGAAGTGGAGCGCCTTTTGTATGACCATGAGCAGGATCCATACCAGCTGAATCCGCGCGTCATCAAGGATGCGCAGGAGGATGAGCTGGTGATCGCTTTGGAAGCGGAGCTGAAGAGCTGGCTGAGGCGGACGAACGATTCATTTGATCTGTGA
- a CDS encoding carbohydrate ABC transporter permease, whose protein sequence is MSTWTNTGKTTIFLPKRVPTGALIRKMVLYAVVIVVSLSMIVPFLWMLSASVKSEAEIFGFPIQWIPSEFFWSNYKKVWTELPFFTYYLNTIKIAVFTTLLQIVTCSTAAYAFAKVKFPERDKLFFLYVATMMVPYQVMMIPQFMLMKTLGLMDSHWALILLGAFSPFGVFLFRQFFMSIPEELSEAARIDGLSEFGIYSRIILPLIRPAIASLTIFTFMHAWNDFLGPLIYLNSDRLFTLQLGMQHFQSEHATEYGPLMAAAVCAIVPTIIIYFMAQDHFVEGISAGAVKG, encoded by the coding sequence TTGAGCACATGGACAAACACGGGGAAGACGACAATCTTCTTGCCGAAAAGGGTTCCTACCGGGGCTTTGATTAGAAAAATGGTTTTGTACGCAGTTGTCATCGTTGTGTCCTTATCCATGATTGTTCCGTTCCTATGGATGCTCTCGGCATCCGTGAAATCCGAGGCCGAAATATTCGGATTCCCGATTCAGTGGATACCGAGCGAGTTCTTCTGGTCCAACTATAAAAAGGTCTGGACGGAGCTTCCTTTTTTCACCTATTATCTGAACACAATTAAAATCGCCGTCTTTACAACACTGCTGCAAATCGTGACCTGCTCGACAGCGGCCTACGCATTTGCCAAAGTGAAATTCCCGGAACGGGATAAATTGTTTTTCCTATATGTAGCGACGATGATGGTGCCGTATCAGGTGATGATGATTCCACAGTTTATGCTGATGAAAACATTGGGCTTGATGGATTCGCACTGGGCCTTAATTTTACTTGGGGCGTTCAGTCCGTTCGGCGTGTTCTTGTTCCGACAGTTTTTTATGTCCATTCCGGAAGAGCTTTCGGAAGCGGCCCGAATAGACGGTTTGAGTGAATTCGGCATTTACTCGCGCATTATTCTGCCCCTGATTCGACCAGCTATTGCCAGTTTAACAATCTTTACGTTTATGCATGCCTGGAACGATTTCCTTGGGCCTTTGATCTATTTGAACTCCGATCGGTTGTTTACGCTCCAGTTGGGGATGCAGCACTTCCAATCGGAACACGCAACAGAGTATGGGCCTTTGATGGCGGCAGCCGTCTGTGCGATTGTTCCAACCATTATCATCTACTTCATGGCGCAAGACCATTTCGTAGAAGGGATTTCCGCAGGCGCGGTCAAAGGGTGA
- a CDS encoding carbohydrate ABC transporter permease codes for MKDSSRALRRNRITGYTFLLPNIIGFLIFICFPVGASFLMSFTEWNGFGDIEFAGLSNYIRLWSDETFRISLLNSLIMTGVSVPVTLLLAILAAVALNKGLRGVKIFRTAIFLPHITATIAVAVVWQLLYNPTMGPINGMLRSLGIDHPPTWLASTQWALISVIIVSIWHSIGYYMVLYLAGLQGIPKDLYEAAEIDGAGKVSQFRNITLPMLSPVIFFTIIMGIINSFKVFDLVFVLTKGGPGRSTHMLVYDIYYTAFQRFEYGYASAMAYVLFAIILVITLIQFRGQKRWVNYS; via the coding sequence ATGAAAGATTCCAGCAGAGCATTAAGGCGCAATCGGATCACAGGTTACACGTTCTTGCTTCCTAATATTATCGGATTTTTAATTTTCATCTGTTTCCCAGTTGGCGCCTCTTTTCTGATGAGCTTTACCGAATGGAACGGTTTTGGCGATATCGAATTCGCCGGGTTATCGAATTATATCCGTTTATGGAGCGACGAAACGTTCCGTATCTCGCTGCTTAACAGCTTAATCATGACAGGCGTTTCTGTTCCAGTGACCTTATTACTGGCAATCTTGGCAGCAGTCGCCCTCAATAAAGGTTTGAGAGGCGTTAAAATATTCCGCACGGCCATCTTTTTACCCCATATTACAGCTACGATAGCAGTCGCCGTTGTGTGGCAGCTGTTGTATAACCCGACGATGGGCCCGATCAACGGCATGCTCCGAAGCCTGGGCATCGATCATCCGCCAACATGGCTCGCTTCCACGCAATGGGCGCTGATCTCTGTCATTATCGTCAGTATCTGGCATTCCATCGGCTACTACATGGTCTTGTATTTGGCGGGACTGCAGGGAATACCAAAGGATTTGTACGAAGCAGCAGAAATCGATGGGGCAGGGAAGGTTTCCCAATTCCGCAATATCACACTGCCGATGCTGTCGCCGGTTATCTTTTTTACCATTATTATGGGAATTATTAATTCATTTAAAGTGTTCGATCTGGTCTTTGTGCTGACCAAAGGAGGACCTGGTCGGTCTACGCATATGCTTGTTTATGACATTTACTATACAGCGTTTCAACGATTCGAATATGGATATGCCTCTGCGATGGCTTATGTGCTGTTCGCGATCATCCTCGTTATCACGTTGATTCAATTTAGAGGACAGAAGCGTTGGGTGAATTACTCCTAA